Part of the Sinorhizobium terangae genome is shown below.
ACGATCCGAGTAGCGTCGGCTCGATGGCAGAGATTTCGGTCGGAGTGACAGCACGTCTGTCCAGTCCGCCACGCCTGAGCAGCTCGTTCACGGCCAATGCGGCATCGAAGCTCGGCTTGTCGTAGTAGACATGCAGGATGCCCCGCCTCTCGAGATCGAAATCTATGCCTTCATTCTCCGCCACTGCGAACAAGTGCTTGCGCGCGGCGATTGCGAGCCGGGTGGTCTCAATCGTGTTGTCTTCATAATGCGGGATGTTCGCTGTGAACTCGGCCAGCCAAGAATACTTGTGCCAGCCAGGTAAGGGGTTCAGCAGCAGTGGCGCATCCTTCTTGAGCATCCAGCCGATACCCTTCCTGATGGTCGCCCAGTTCGTCCATACCTCCGCATTGCTCGCCGAAAGCTGGCCGCCGTTCGCGAACGACGTCTCCATCGCTGGATAGCGATGGCGATCAACGACGGTGACGCGATGCCCGCGCTGCAGGAGTGCGTAAGCAGTTGTGACGCCAGTGATACCCGCGCCCAGTACAACGATGTGCGGCATTATTCCTCCCGATTCAGTGGTCTGGATCCCGATGCCAATCTTAGCAAGCGGGCCCAAAAATGATAGTCAAATAATATCCTTTACAAAATGATAGTTATGTATCAACATCAAAATGAAGTGACGGATAGGGAACACCGCGCTTTTGTGAAAACAGGGAGGTATGGCAATGGCACCGCTCAAGCAGGCTTTGGTATGCACATGGATGGCAGCTTCGACGGCCCTGGTCGCTACGATGGCGACCCCGTTCACGGTTCACGCGGCAACGCCAGGGGACACTTTAGTCCAGGCTCTGCAGATCGATGACATCATCACTCTGGACCCCGCCGAGCTCTTCGAGTTCAGCACGGCTGAAATTGCGGGCAACACGTACGAACGCCTGTTTTCTTATGACTACAGCGACGTCTCTAAGGTCTCTGGTGAAGTCGCGGAATCGTGGGCCGTCTCGGACGACGGCAAAACGTTCACCTTCAAGATCCGCGCAGGCAAGAAGTTCGCCTCTGGCAATCCGTTGACTGCCGAGGACGTGGTGTTTTCACTTCAGCGGGCCGTCATTCTCGACAAGTCGCCGGCCTTCATTATCGGCCAGTTGGGCTTCGACAAGAACAATGTGAAGGACAGGATCAAGCAGACCGGCCCCTTTGAGTTCACGATGGAACTCAATCAGCCTTATGCGCCGACCTTTGTCCTCTACTGCCTGACGTCACCCGTCGCATCCATCGTCGACAAGCTGTTGCTGACGCAACACGAGAGTGACGGCGATCTTGGCTACCATTGGCTCAAGACCCATTATGCTGGTTCCGGCCCTTTCGCCATTCGTGACTGGAAGGCGAACGAGGTCGTGGTCTTGGAGCGGAACCCAAACTACGAGAAGAAGACGCCTCTGCAGCGCGTGATTTACCGTCACATCAAGGAAACTGCGACACAGCGCCTGCTGCTGGAGAAAGGCGACGTCGACATCTCCCGCAATCTGAGTCCGGAGGAAATCGACGCGGTGTCGAAGAATCCCGATATCAAGATCAACGAGGGCGCGAAAAGCACCATCTACTACCTGGGTCTCAATCAAAAGAATCCGAACCTCGCCAAGCCAGAGGTCCGCGAGGCTCTGAGATGGCTCGTCGACTACGGGGCCATCACCGACACGATCATGAGATATAAGGGCGAGATCCATCAGACTTTCCTGCCGAGAGGGTATCTGGGCGCACTGGACTCAAACCCCTACCACCTCGACATTGCCAAGGCGAAGGGTCTGCTCGCCAAAGCCGGTCTGGCGGACGGCTTCACCGTCACCATGGATACCCGCTCGACGCCGGAAATCACCGGTATCGCACAGGCGATTCAGGCGACCTTCGCAGAGGCAGGCGTCAAGCTGGAGATCATTCCAGGTGACCTTAAGCAGACCCTGACCAAATATCGCTCCCGGCAGCACGATATCTTCATCGGCAACTGGGGCTCCGATTATCCGGATCCGAACTCCAATGCGGATGTGTTCGCGGCAAACGAGGACAACTCGGACGATGCCGCCGCTAAGCCGCTAGCATGGCGAAACTCCTGGGATCCAGGGTCGTTGACCGGCCAGACCCGCGCCGCTGTCATGGAGAGCGATCCTCAAAAGCGCGCCGAGATGTACGAGGAACTGCAGAGAGCCGTGCTCAAGGACGGCCCGTTCGTCATCTTCCTGCAGCAGACCGAGGTCGCCGCCGAACGCAAGAATGTCGATGGCTTCGTCATTGGGCCGTCCTTCGACACCAACAGCTTTGCGCAAGCCAAGAAGAACTGATTTTCCGATGGCACACCTACTCGTGGACGGTAGCAAAGGGCATGACGCCCTTTGCTACCTGGCAAAGCTCGCCCAGTTCGTTTTCGTACTGGCAACGACCCTCCTCGGACTCGTCGCCGTCACCTTCCTGATTGGGCGTGTCGTTCCGATCGACCCGGTCCTTGCCATCGTAGGTGATCGCGCCAGCCCCCAAATCTATGCGCGCGCGCGGCAGGAGCTCGGGCTTGATCTGCCGCTCGTCGAGCAGTTCTGGACCTATCTGAAGAAGGCCGCGACGGGCGATTTCGGCAATTCGGTCCTCACCACCAATCCAGTGATGGCCGACATCGCCAACGCCTTTCCAGCAACTTTCGAATTGGCGACACTAGGCACCCTTGTCGGCATGCTGTTGGGCATCCCGCTCGGTGTTCTCGCCGCCGTCAAGCGCGGCAGCATTATCGACCACGTCGTTCGACTCCTCGGGCTCGCCGGCTATTCCATTCCGGTGTTCTGGCTCGGCCTCATGTGCCTGCTGCTCTTCTATGCCAAGCTAGAATGGGTCGGTGGGCCGGGGCGCATCGACGTGACCTATTCCTATCTCTACACGCCGGTCACCAACATCGTTCTCATCGACGCCGCCATTCAGGGCCAATGGGAGGCGTTCTGGGACGCAGTTTCGCATGTCATCCTGCCGGCCTGCCTGCTCGGCTACTATTCGCTCGCCTACATCAGCCGGATGACGCGCTCGTTCATGCTCAACGAGCTGGCACAGGAATACGTCATCGCGGCGCGCGTGAAGGGACTTTCCGAGTTACGAGTGATCTGGCGTCATGCCCTGCGCAATGCGGCCGTGCCGCTGGTCACCGTGGTCGCGCTGTCCTATGCGAACCTGCTTGAAGGCTCCGTGCTGACGGAAACGGTGTTCGCGTGGCCAGGTCTCGGCCAATACATGACCAATTCCCTTCAGAACGCCGACATGAATGCGGTCCTGGGCGGAACGATCGCGATCGGCACCGTCTTTGTGCTGCTCAACCTCGTCTCCGACCTTCTCTACCGCCTGCTGGACCCGAGGACCCGCTGATGACTAGCGCCCCTTCGTCTCCCCAATGCTCCGGCCTGCGGGCTTGGCTCCTTTCAACCGAACCAGGCTCTCGCTGGCAGGCGCGCCTGGGCCGAGGGTATATCGGCTGGCGCTCGTTCACCAGGAACCCGCTCGCCGTCCTGGGCCTCGGCATCGTGGCTGCCCTGATACTTGTCGCGATTTTTGCCGATGGCATAGCCCCCCATTCTCCGGTGATCGGCGGCGACCTGCGCACGCAGCGCCTGCTACCGCCGAGCGACGCCTTTTGGCTTGGTACAGACGACCAGGCGCGGGATATTTTTTCCCGCCTCGTCCATGGCTCGCGCATCACGCTGTTCGTCATCGTTCTGGTATCTCTGATCGCTACGCCCATCGGCCTGCTGGTTGGCACCATCTCCGGCTATCGTGGCGGGTGGATCGATACGGCCCTGATGCGGATCACCGACATCTTCCTGGCCTTTCCGCGCCTCATACTGGCGCTGGCCTTCGTGGCGGCGCTTGGTCCGGGCATTGAGAACGCAGTCATTGCGATCGCGATCACCTCCTGGCCCCCTTACGCCCGCATCGCACGCGCGGAGACGTTGATGATACGCAAGAGCGACTTCATCGCGGCCGTGAGGCTCCAGGGCGCCTCAACCGCCCGCGTCATCCTTGGCCACGTGGTGCCGCTGTGCATCCCGTCACTGGTCGTGCGCGTCACGCTCGACATGGCCGGCATCATCCTAACCGCGGCCGGGCTCGGCTTCCTCGGCCTCGGCGCTCAGCCGCCGATGCCGGAATGGGGTGCGATGATCGCCGCCGGGCGCAACTACCTTGTCGATCAATGGTGGGTCGCTGCGATGCCTGGTCTCGCCATCTTCGTGGTGAGCCTCAGTTTCAACCTGTTGGGCGACGGCTTGCGCGACGTCCTGGATCCGAAGGCTGCGAAGTGATGAAACCGCTTCTCGAACTCGAAGACCTTCGGGTCCGCTTCCATCTGCGCACGGGCACCGTCGAGGCCGTTCGCGGCGTTTCGTTCCGGCTCGGCCGCGAGCGGCTCGGCATCGTCGGCGAATCCGGTTCAGGAAAATCGCAAACGGGCCGCGCCATCCTGGGTCTCACACCACCTTCAGGAGACGTCACGGCCAGTCGTCTGGACTTCGATGGGGTCGATCTGCTCAAGGCCTCGCGGCGCACGCTTCGCCAACTGCGCGGCGGGCGCATCAGCATGGTGATGCAGGATCCGAAATACTCTCTCAACCCGGTCATGACCCTCGGCGAACAGATCGTCGAAGCTTACAGGGCGCATGCCAGAGCATCCCGCGCGGAGGCTCGCGACAGGACGCTGGCCATACTTGAAGCGGTGAAGATCAGCGACCCCCGGCGCGTATTCTCGCTCTACCCGCACGAAGTCTCGGGGGGCATGGGTCAGCGTGCGATGATCGCCATGATGCTCGTAACCAATCCCGATCTGCTGATTGCCGACGAACCGACGTCGGCCCTCGACGTCACGGTCTCGATGGAGGTGTTGCGCATCCTCGACGAGCTCGTCTCGGAGCGCGGGATGGGTCTGATCTTCGTCTCGCATGACCTGAAGCTCGTATCCTCTTTCTGCGACCGAGTGCTCGTGATGTATGCGGGCCGGGTGGTGGAGGAACTGGAGGCTACGAAACTCAAGGAAGCCGAGCATCCTTATACGCAGGGGCTGATCCGGTGCATGCCTACTCTGAAGAACGAGGTGCGCCCGCTGCCAACGCTCAACCGCGATCCTTCCTGGGGGCTGTGATCATGCTAGACATTCGGAATCTCAATGTCGCCTTCGGTACGGGGCGGCTCGGCGTGGTCGCGGTCAAGAACATGAGCTTCAGCGTGGCGCGTGGCGAAGCTTACGGCCTCGTCGGCGAGTCCGGCTCGGGCAAGTCCACGGGGCTGCGCGCGATCTGCGGCCTCGCGCCGATCCGCAGTGGAAGTGTGACGGTGGAGGGCAGGCAAGTCGCCACGCCGCGCGACAAAGCCTTCTACCGTTCGGTGCAGATGGTTTTTCAGGACCCTTACGCCTCGCTCCACCCGCGCCATACGGTCGATCGCACGTTGTCCGAACCCCTCGCCATCCACGGTGAGAGGGATGTCGAGGCGCGGATCCTCGAGGCACTCAGAGAAGTGGGACTTGGCCCTTCCTTCCGCTTCCGCTATCCCCACCAGCTCTCGGGCGGCCAGCGCCAGCGCATCGCAATAGCCCGCGCACTGATACTGCGCCCCAAGGTGCTGCTGCTCGATGAACCGACCTCGGCGCTCGACGCTTCCGTGCAGGCTGAGATCCTGAACCTTCTTGATGACCTGCGCCAGAGGATGGGACTGACCTACGTTCTGGTGAGCCATGATCTCGCGGTCGTCGCGCATTTGTGCAAGCGCCTGCTGGTGATGCGCCATGGCGAGACCGTCGAGGAGACGACGTCCGAGGCGCTGCGGTCAGGGAACGCTTCGAACGAGTACACCCGGTCACTGATTAAGGCGAGTCAGGGATTCGCGCGTGAGTGCACTCCATCGGCAGCGGACCCCGCCAGCCGAGGACATCGGTCATGTCATGGTGGGTGAGAGCTCAGGCGAAACCAGCCCTGCGACGGCTCTGATGCGATGGCGACATATGCGCGATCCCTTCTCCCTCGCGGAATGCTGGAGCTATTTCAAGATGCTGGATATGAGACCGATTCGCAGCGACACGCTTGAATTTACCCGGCGAGATCGGCGTGATAGCTGGCCGTGCTGGGGAAACAGATCGCCAGGCTCGCCAATTGGCAGAGGCATGATCATGGCAGACCCGAGGCCGGGCGTCGGAGAGGACGGATCAACTCGAGCAGGCAAACCTCTCGCCCCGGCGACGATCCGCTCCCTCTGAAGGCTACTCCGCAAAACTTCCAAAGTTGTCCTGCAGCTCTTGGAGCCGCTGGCCGCGCTTCTTGACCAACGGACCCAGACGGCGGATGACCTCGTCCACAAGAAGACCGAGAAAGGCCGTCACCGGCGCATTACTCTCCCAGAACATATCGATGTCGGTGGCGATGCGGAAAACATTGTCCGTCAGTTCCTCTGCCCAGTAGCACACGGAATCCGTGACGATCACAGTATCGATGTTGGCCTGCGAAGCCTGCCGGGCCAGAAGCATGGCCTGCTTCGCATACCGTCGGACATCCACGAGGATGAGTACCGGTTTTCCGACGTCATCCGCGAACAGTTCGCTGTAAGTACCGCTGACGCCGTCCAAGAAGCGGACACGCGGGCGGGCGTATTCGAGACGCAGGGCAAAATCCATGGCCAGACCCCGCACGGTCTGAAAGCCTGCGACATACACGCGATCGGCCCTGGCGACCGTCTCCGCAACCTGGCTGAACCTGGCGGTGCGGGCGAGCTCGTAGGTGCCGATAATCGACTTCAATTCCAAATCGAGACTTCCAGAGAGGCCATGAGCCTCGCGGTCCTCCTCACTCCTGGAACGTTCGGCCGAGGTGATGCGCTCGTACCGCTCTCCCACGAGCCAGGCGATCTGATGAATCGTGCTACCCAGTTCCTCCTTAAGAGCGGAAAGGTTCTCATAGCCGAGTGAACGCAGGAAGCGCCCCATGGTCATGGGGCTGAGCTTGAGCTTGCTCGCGATCGAGGCCGCGGTCTCGAAAGGAATGTCGCGGACGTTCGCGACTAGATAGGCCGCGATGGCGCTTTCCGCCTTCGAGAAGGTAGCCTGCCGTTCCTTGATCTTCTCGACGAAGGGGAAGGATGGCGGCGCCGGCTGGGGCGCTTCCTTGCGGCTCATGCGTTCAATCGTCCATAGTTGCGCATAACCTCCTTTACAGCATCGTGCTCGATGGAGGCAACAAGCCTGTCCTCGCGTCCCACCATCGACTCGGCCGCCACCATGGCATTGATGATTGCTTCCTCCACGGCCTGCGCCGTCGCCTCGAAAAGTGAATCGAGCCTGTTGTTCGGCAGGAAGGCAAGGTTACCCAATTCCGGCTGGGTCGCCGATTCACTCATCGTAAGGTTTGCCGTTGAGAAGGCGAGGCACAGATCGCCGGATCCGTCCCCGGACGGTGTTCCGGTCCGGCCGATTCCGAGTCCAGCACGTCGGGCGAGTCGTTCCAACTGGGTGGGCATCAGGGGCGCGTCGGTCGCCACGACCGCGATGATCGAGCCCTGCTCGCCGGCCCAGAGTCGGTTCGAGGCGAGGTGTTCGCCAACGGGTACCCCCAGTATTTTTAAGAGAGGCCGAATGCCAAAATTCGCTTGTACAAGGCAGCCTACGGTATAGCTGGCACCGAGTAGGTCCACGACGCGGGACGAGGTTCCCGTCCCTCCTTTGAACTCGAAGCAGATCATACCGGTTCCGCCGCCGACGTTGCCCTCGGCCAAAGGTCCGCCGGAAGCGCTATCGAGAGCCTCTACTACGTGCGCGGGCGTGACATGGAATGCGTTAATGTCGTTGAGATAGGCGTCGCACGTTTCGGCCACCACGGGCAGCATGAATTTATAAGCCGCAAGCCCGGCGTCCGGCTTCCCGATCATCCATTGCAGCATTGCCTGATGAACGGTTCCAAGGCTATGGGTGTTGGTTATGCCGATGGGTCCCAGAAAATACCCGGCTTCCCTGATCCAGTGCGTGCCCGTCATCTCACCGTTTCCATTAAGCGAGTGGAAGCCGGCCCATACGGGTACCCGCAAAAGGCCTGAGCGGCCTCTTGGAAGTATGGCAGTGACACCAGTGCGAGCCGGTCCCTTACCCGCTCCGGGGGAGTCGTTGATCACGGTCGCGTAACCGACCTCCACACCGGAAACATCCGTGATGGCGTTGAAAGGGCCGGTCTTTCCCGAAAAGGGCAGGCCCAGGTCCCGCGCCCGCGGCTTTGTATGGGCTCCAGATGCCAAGCGCTGAACGATCTCCATTGGGTATCCTCATTCTTTGGGTTTCGCTTCCGCGTTACTCTAACGAGCATTTGCGTGAAATGATAGCAAAATAATATTTTGTCATCAAAGATATTTAGATAACATTAGTGCCGAAATCGCCACCGAGCAACGGTGCGCGAAAGACAGGAACGCGGTGCCCCTGCCCGCCGAGCTTGAGGAGGCTGATGCGCGAAACGCACAAGCCTATTACTCTCGCCCGCGATCCACTCCGCCGTGATTTCATCCCTCAGTTGCCCCTACTCGCGGCCGCGGAACTGTCTGCCCTTGAATTGGAAACGCCCTGCCGGACAGCCCGCACCCGAGCACCGTCCAACCCTTTGGCCTTGATGCCATCACTAGTGCGTACCCACGCGACGGTGCGCCTCGGATGCTTACGCCCTCTGTCGGGTTTGTAGGATTCGCGACACAGGAATGACGAGTCAATTTCGTTCTTCCTGCGGTAGATGGCTGAAACCCAGTCAAAGACGTCTTTTCGGCTCTATTGGGAAGATGGCACGATGCTTGCTCGCTTCGTTACGAGCCGGCGCGAGCAGCGGACCGGCATTCATGTCGCGGACACTGCGATGCACAGAGAAGAAGAGAAGAAAGGGAAGCTGCATGTCAGCTCAGGCAAATCCCGTAATACTGGGGAGCGTCGTCCAAGCCAGCACCGCCTTAGGTCCACCGCAGGCCCGACTGCGTCCGACTGTGCAGATTCGGGCGCGGCAATCTCCATCGGACCCGTTGGCGTTCGCTGGAAAACAGAATCGCCACACGCGAATTCGCGGGAACCGCCACAGCAGCACCGAAGACGTGCGGAGTGGATGCTTCATCATTCCGAGGGGCGGCGGGCCCGCCTCCGGCCTGCTCTCTGGACAAGACCCACTGAGGCTGCAGCGGGTCTTGAGAGAGATGCTCCCCCTGGTCCGGCTGTCCGCTGCTGCTCTTTCACGTACTCCCGTGGCTTATGCCGCGACGGCTGCCGCGTGACCCCATCTCCGTGAACGGCCTCACCTACCCTCCCCTCCGAAAGCTGCTCCTCCCCCATCAACCGCATCGATCAAACCCAGGACGCCACCGCCGCGGCTCGTCGGCATGTCGTCCCACACAGGAGACTCGTGGATGAGAAAAGTCATTGCCGCCAAGCTTCATGGCATCACCGTGACGGACGCGGATCTGAACTACCACGGTTCAATAACCCTGGATCCAGATCATTGCGATGAGGCGGGTATCCTTCCGCTGGAATTCGTAGAGATCTGGAACAAGGCCTCGGGCGCGCGAATCAGCACGTATGTCATCTACGGCGAGAGGGGCTCTCGTTGCTGTGTGCTGAACGGGGCCGCTGCTCGCACCTGCCAAATCGGGGACGAGATAATCGTTTGCTCGTCGGCATATGTTGAGAAGAGTCAGATTGCAGAGATCAAACCGCGAGTGCTGACGTTCAATCGGGACAATTCTGTGCGCGACCGCATGTTTTACGATGCTGGAGCCAGGGAGGATGGAACAATGACGTTCAGCGTTCGCGAGGGGTCTCTTGATGGCACCACCCTAAAGACTCCAGTTCGGGCCAATCGGTCGTAGCGCACCGGATCGGGCTTGACGGGGAGGACTGTCGCCGAACGGGGACCACACCCGTTGGGCCAGATGCTCTTCGTCTCCAAAGGCGACCGCGAAACCGCAACTCAACGAAAGGGATCTGCCATGCAATTGGCGCTCATGTATGGGGGCCGGTCGGTCGAGCACGACTGGTCGATCGCGATGTACAATCACTTCGCCGACGTTCTCAACAGTGCTCCCGACATTTCACCAGTATCCATCTATTACATCGCACGTTCGGGGGAGCTGCTAAGGCTACCCCTGGATGGCAGCGTTCCCAAGCACGAAGAGTTTGCAGCGCGTGCAGAAACGCATCAGCTCGATTCTCTCGCTCACCTACTCAAGAGCGACGGGCATTTCGTCTTCTCACTTCTTCAAGGGCAGGACGGCGAGGACGGCCAAATTCAGGCGCTAGCTCAGTTCCACGACATTCCAGGCAGCTTTGGCGACAAGACTGCGGCGATGCTTGCAGCAGACAAGTACCTGCAATGTCTGATTGTAAATCGGCTCTGCGCCGACTTGACGCCCATTCCGACGGTCCACGTCTCGCAATGCAACCTCGAGCTTGGTATCGCAGCGGCCCTGCGGCAACTTTCTGGCTCGTGTGTCCTGAAGCCGAACACGCTCGGAGGTTCGTTCCATACGGAATGTGTGGACGCGCTCTCGGCGGACGGCCTCCGTTCCTATTCGCGGCGGATCGCTCCATATGACGCCTCCTTCTTGGTTCAGCGGCGAATTGTCGGAATGGAGTACACCTGCGGCGTTTTAATCGACCGCCATAGCATTACGGCGCTTCCGGTCGCGCGGTTCAACAATCCCTCGGGCTTCCTCGGATATGATCAGAAGACGCAGAAAGGCAGCTACTCTGTCGAGTTTGACATAGAGAACAGCCTTCAAACCCGTATCGCCGCGATCTCCAGGCAAATTGCTATGGAGTTCAGGCTCCACACGTTCGCCCGCCTCGATTTCATCGTCGACGAGGAAGAACGCATTCACTTCTTCGAAGTCAACGTGGTTCCGGGACTTACCGCAGGGAGCGTCTACCCCAAGATGCTCGCCGAAGCTGGTTTGGACTTGTGCCACGTCGTTCGGCTAGCTGCCTCCAATGAAGAGTACCACCGGCACCGGGAAGCGCTTCGCAAGACCGCCACGAGCCGCATCCGCTATGGACTACCAGTGGCCGCGGCAACCTAGTCCCCTTCGCGCGTCCCGTTCGTGACCCTGGACTGTCGGTCATGGCATGAGACGCCTTTCAGCAGGTGATCCGATATGGACTCGAGGAACGCAATGAAAATACGCGCACATCCTTTTGGCAACCTTGTGCCGCCGGTGGCTACCGCTGTCGCCCTCATGGTGGCCGGATCGGCGCTCGCACCGCTGATCGACGCTGCGGGCAAGAAAATGGTGGCCTCATACGCCGTCTTTCAGATCGTGTGGATTCGCTACGCTGTGCATGCTTTCACGACCGGTACATTGACGGCAGTTGGTCGGCAGGGGGTGGAAGCGCTCAAGCCCACCAAAGTGCAGCTTCTGAGAGGGGCCGCACAGTTCGGCTCAACTCTCTTTTTCATGGCGGCTCTTCGGACGTTGTCGCTCACCAGCGCTCTGGTGATCGTGTTCCTCGCCCCCCTTATCGTCGTCATCGTCAGATCAGCGCTTGGTTTGGCGGGCGCCGACAGGCGCAGCGTCCTGATTGCCGCGCTCGGGGCACTAGGCGTCCTCTTCGCCTACGCACCGCAATTGACCAGCTTCCAGCCGATTGGCGGGCTATGCGCGATTGTCGCGGCAATCTTGCTTGCACTGTACTTCTTGGTAACTGGGCATGTGGCCGCGACATCCGGCAGTATAGTCAATAGCTTTCATACAGCTTGGCCCGGCGCCGTACTAGGAGCGCCGTTTGCGCTGATTTCCTTTGCAAACCCGACAGCACCCGACTGGCTGATCCTGATCGGCATGGGTCTAACGTCGGCGCTTAGTCACTTCCTCGTCTCCGCCGCCATGCGGACGCCATTCTCGAGCTCGATCGCACCTGCGGCCTACGTCGAAGTCCCTGCCGGCGCATTCTACGCCGCACTGCTCTTCGGACATTATCCGACCCCTTCAGAGATCATTGGCGGGGTGATGGTCGTGGTTGCTGGCATGTGTATTGCTCTCCATCTAGGCCGCGGAAAGTCTCCTGGCCCATGACGGGTTCCCCGAGTGTTCGGACAGAGGCCGAAGTGCGCACAAATCGAAATCAGGTATTAATTTGCAGAGACGAGGTCCATTGATCATGCTGAACAATAATAGCAAACAAAGGAGAATAGCTCTGGTTGGCGGCGTAAGCTGGGCGTCATCGGCCGAATATTACAGGCGTCTGAACATAATTCTAACCGACTCGGATGAGCCTGGGCTCGTCGCAGTGGACCTGAACTTTAAACACGTGCTGGAGGCTCAAGAGCTGAATATATTTGAAAAAGAAATGGAGTTGGTCAGCGACGGCATTTCGCGTGCGGCGCGCGCCGGAGGAGAAATTATACTGGTATGCTCGAACACTACGAGCAGGACACTAAATAGTGTCGCCCATCCAGACGTAGAGGTCATCAGCTTGATCGACTGCGTCTCATCTCACCTTGATGAATTAAAGTACACGGAAACCCTTCTTCTGGGGACGCGATATACGATGGAACGCGACTTCTACCGGTCGGCGATGCAGCGACAGGATAGGAAAATTAGAATTCCAGAAGGTGATGATCGCAAGAAAATCCACGGCATCATATACGATGAATTATGCAGAGGCAAAATTCTGCACACTTCAAAGCAATGGTTTCGCGAAATGCTTGAGTTTTACACCGCCAAGTTCACCAAGCTTGATAGTATTATACTTGGCTGCACCGAGCTTTCATTGCTGGGAATGCCGGAAACGGTTAATCAATGCGCTGTGATCGACACCATCGCCGTTCACATTGACACTGCTCTTCAAGTGGCATCGATTGCATGAACTCCACCTTAACGGAGCCAAGTGGGAAGTCGTGAATACTCGGGAAAGCCGGTCGACGGAGCCACGGTCGCCCGGTGGAAGCTATCGAGCAGGAGGCTGTATCAAGAAGCTCCCATAGGCCGCGTGATCGGGAGACGGTCTCGCGCCAACGAAAGAGTAGCTCGGGACCGCGAAATTGGGCGTGCCGAAGCCACCTTCCTGGGAGCTAGGGAGCGCGACCTGCGAAAGGCGGCTAGCAACCGTCTCCCATATACTGGATTACAATGTCGTCAATCGAGGCATCCGCTTCCAATCCGATACGAGAGGCCTTGCGTAACGAGAACTGTGTTGGCCAGGTAGTTACGATGCCTCTCACGAAAGGATCCGGCTGCCATCTAACCCGGTTCGC
Proteins encoded:
- a CDS encoding ABC transporter substrate-binding protein → MAPLKQALVCTWMAASTALVATMATPFTVHAATPGDTLVQALQIDDIITLDPAELFEFSTAEIAGNTYERLFSYDYSDVSKVSGEVAESWAVSDDGKTFTFKIRAGKKFASGNPLTAEDVVFSLQRAVILDKSPAFIIGQLGFDKNNVKDRIKQTGPFEFTMELNQPYAPTFVLYCLTSPVASIVDKLLLTQHESDGDLGYHWLKTHYAGSGPFAIRDWKANEVVVLERNPNYEKKTPLQRVIYRHIKETATQRLLLEKGDVDISRNLSPEEIDAVSKNPDIKINEGAKSTIYYLGLNQKNPNLAKPEVREALRWLVDYGAITDTIMRYKGEIHQTFLPRGYLGALDSNPYHLDIAKAKGLLAKAGLADGFTVTMDTRSTPEITGIAQAIQATFAEAGVKLEIIPGDLKQTLTKYRSRQHDIFIGNWGSDYPDPNSNADVFAANEDNSDDAAAKPLAWRNSWDPGSLTGQTRAAVMESDPQKRAEMYEELQRAVLKDGPFVIFLQQTEVAAERKNVDGFVIGPSFDTNSFAQAKKN
- a CDS encoding ABC transporter permease codes for the protein MAHLLVDGSKGHDALCYLAKLAQFVFVLATTLLGLVAVTFLIGRVVPIDPVLAIVGDRASPQIYARARQELGLDLPLVEQFWTYLKKAATGDFGNSVLTTNPVMADIANAFPATFELATLGTLVGMLLGIPLGVLAAVKRGSIIDHVVRLLGLAGYSIPVFWLGLMCLLLFYAKLEWVGGPGRIDVTYSYLYTPVTNIVLIDAAIQGQWEAFWDAVSHVILPACLLGYYSLAYISRMTRSFMLNELAQEYVIAARVKGLSELRVIWRHALRNAAVPLVTVVALSYANLLEGSVLTETVFAWPGLGQYMTNSLQNADMNAVLGGTIAIGTVFVLLNLVSDLLYRLLDPRTR
- a CDS encoding ABC transporter permease; the encoded protein is MTSAPSSPQCSGLRAWLLSTEPGSRWQARLGRGYIGWRSFTRNPLAVLGLGIVAALILVAIFADGIAPHSPVIGGDLRTQRLLPPSDAFWLGTDDQARDIFSRLVHGSRITLFVIVLVSLIATPIGLLVGTISGYRGGWIDTALMRITDIFLAFPRLILALAFVAALGPGIENAVIAIAITSWPPYARIARAETLMIRKSDFIAAVRLQGASTARVILGHVVPLCIPSLVVRVTLDMAGIILTAAGLGFLGLGAQPPMPEWGAMIAAGRNYLVDQWWVAAMPGLAIFVVSLSFNLLGDGLRDVLDPKAAK
- a CDS encoding ABC transporter ATP-binding protein, translated to MKPLLELEDLRVRFHLRTGTVEAVRGVSFRLGRERLGIVGESGSGKSQTGRAILGLTPPSGDVTASRLDFDGVDLLKASRRTLRQLRGGRISMVMQDPKYSLNPVMTLGEQIVEAYRAHARASRAEARDRTLAILEAVKISDPRRVFSLYPHEVSGGMGQRAMIAMMLVTNPDLLIADEPTSALDVTVSMEVLRILDELVSERGMGLIFVSHDLKLVSSFCDRVLVMYAGRVVEELEATKLKEAEHPYTQGLIRCMPTLKNEVRPLPTLNRDPSWGL
- a CDS encoding ABC transporter ATP-binding protein, which codes for MLDIRNLNVAFGTGRLGVVAVKNMSFSVARGEAYGLVGESGSGKSTGLRAICGLAPIRSGSVTVEGRQVATPRDKAFYRSVQMVFQDPYASLHPRHTVDRTLSEPLAIHGERDVEARILEALREVGLGPSFRFRYPHQLSGGQRQRIAIARALILRPKVLLLDEPTSALDASVQAEILNLLDDLRQRMGLTYVLVSHDLAVVAHLCKRLLVMRHGETVEETTSEALRSGNASNEYTRSLIKASQGFARECTPSAADPASRGHRSCHGG
- a CDS encoding MurR/RpiR family transcriptional regulator; its protein translation is MSRKEAPQPAPPSFPFVEKIKERQATFSKAESAIAAYLVANVRDIPFETAASIASKLKLSPMTMGRFLRSLGYENLSALKEELGSTIHQIAWLVGERYERITSAERSRSEEDREAHGLSGSLDLELKSIIGTYELARTARFSQVAETVARADRVYVAGFQTVRGLAMDFALRLEYARPRVRFLDGVSGTYSELFADDVGKPVLILVDVRRYAKQAMLLARQASQANIDTVIVTDSVCYWAEELTDNVFRIATDIDMFWESNAPVTAFLGLLVDEVIRRLGPLVKKRGQRLQELQDNFGSFAE
- a CDS encoding P1 family peptidase encodes the protein MEIVQRLASGAHTKPRARDLGLPFSGKTGPFNAITDVSGVEVGYATVINDSPGAGKGPARTGVTAILPRGRSGLLRVPVWAGFHSLNGNGEMTGTHWIREAGYFLGPIGITNTHSLGTVHQAMLQWMIGKPDAGLAAYKFMLPVVAETCDAYLNDINAFHVTPAHVVEALDSASGGPLAEGNVGGGTGMICFEFKGGTGTSSRVVDLLGASYTVGCLVQANFGIRPLLKILGVPVGEHLASNRLWAGEQGSIIAVVATDAPLMPTQLERLARRAGLGIGRTGTPSGDGSGDLCLAFSTANLTMSESATQPELGNLAFLPNNRLDSLFEATAQAVEEAIINAMVAAESMVGREDRLVASIEHDAVKEVMRNYGRLNA